From one Lycium ferocissimum isolate CSIRO_LF1 chromosome 7, AGI_CSIRO_Lferr_CH_V1, whole genome shotgun sequence genomic stretch:
- the LOC132065728 gene encoding histone H2B.1-like — protein sequence MPKRPFASSTLQSFASILKQSLNYSMAPKAEKKPAEKKPTEEKKPKAGKKLPAKDGVDKKKKKAKKSVETYKIYIFKVLKQVHPDIGVSSKAMGIMNSFINDIFEKLAQESSRLARINKKPTITSREIQTAVRLVLPGELAKHAVSEGTKAVTKFTKEKKPAEKKPTEEKKPKAGKKLPAKDGLDKKKKKAKKSVETYKIYIFKVLKQVHPDIGVSSKAMGIMNSFINDIFEKLAQESSRLARINKKPTITSREIQTAVRLVLPGELAKHAVSEGTKAVTKFTSS from the exons ATGCCAAAACGTCCATTTGCATCTTCAACATTGCAATCCTTTGCTTCTATACTCAAACAATCTCTAAACTATTCAATGGCTCCCAAGGCAGAGAAGAAACCCGCCGAAAAGAAACCAACTGAGGAGAAGAAACCAAAGGCTGGAAAGAAGCTACCGGCAAAGGATGGGGTagataagaagaaaaagaaggccAAAAAGAGTGTTGAAACCTACAAGATTTACATATTCAAGGTGCTCAAGCAAGTTCATCCAGATATTGGGGTATCTAGCAAGGCAATGGGGATTATGAACAGtttcattaatgatatttttgagaAATTGGCTCAGGAATCTTCAAGATTGGCTAGGATTAATAAGAAGCCTACTATAACATCCAGGGAAATTCAGACTGCGGTTAGATTGGTGCTTCCTGGTGAATTGGCTAAGCATGCTGTATCTGAAGGGACTAAAGCAGTGACTAAGTTTACaa AAG AGAAGAAACCCGCCGAAAAGAAACCAACTGAGGAGAAGAAACCAAAGGCTGGAAAGAAGCTTCCGGCAAAGGATGGGTTagataagaagaaaaagaaggccAAAAAGAGTGTTGAAACCTACAAGATTTACATATTCAAGGTGCTCAAGCAAGTTCATCCAGATATTGGGGTATCTAGTAAGGCTATGGGAATTATGAACAGTTTCATTAACGATATTTTTGAGAAATTGGCTCAGGAATCTTCAAGATTGGCTAGGATTAATAAGAAGCCTACGATAACATCCAGGGAAATTCAGACTGCGGTTAGATTAGTGCTTCCTGGTGAATTGGCTAAACATGCTGTATCTGAAGGGACTAAGGCAGTAACTAAGTTTACtagttcttga